The Deinococcus detaillensis genome includes a window with the following:
- a CDS encoding phosphatase PAP2 family protein produces MNLESFWLLITALGNDLIFIAVLALYGWLVRPSGIRALGVAFALSYLTNSLLKYGLNLPRPFANDPSVASAAAQATAGGPGLPSGHAQMSAALWGGVAAQLRRPWVWAVCLLLIVLIAASRLALHVHYPSDVLVGLLLGAIFAGLAGAGLTGRGLFAHTLWWPLALLVVACLLPSSLPDEYSRGLGILAGFWFAAPRYLPSSNWFGRIGVAVIGLLTVLAVYLALGALAGLLPAVLDGPARAIRYFALVWVAIGGVPQLLKIWLRPVEEQNSASQSLPPLGQ; encoded by the coding sequence ATGAATCTGGAATCCTTTTGGCTACTGATCACCGCCCTCGGCAACGACCTCATTTTTATCGCGGTGCTGGCGCTTTACGGCTGGCTGGTGCGGCCCAGTGGCATCCGCGCTTTGGGCGTCGCCTTCGCGCTGAGCTACCTCACCAACTCGCTGCTCAAATACGGCCTGAACTTGCCGCGCCCGTTTGCCAATGACCCCAGCGTGGCGAGCGCCGCCGCTCAGGCCACGGCGGGCGGCCCCGGCTTGCCCAGCGGTCACGCCCAGATGAGCGCGGCGCTGTGGGGCGGCGTCGCGGCGCAGCTTAGGCGGCCCTGGGTGTGGGCGGTGTGCCTGCTGCTGATCGTTTTGATTGCCGCCTCGCGCCTTGCCCTTCACGTTCACTATCCTTCGGACGTGCTGGTGGGCTTGCTGCTCGGCGCGATCTTTGCAGGGCTGGCGGGCGCGGGTTTGACAGGCCGTGGACTGTTTGCCCACACCCTCTGGTGGCCGCTGGCACTGCTGGTCGTCGCCTGCTTGCTGCCTTCCAGTTTGCCGGACGAGTACAGCCGGGGGCTGGGAATACTGGCCGGATTCTGGTTCGCTGCGCCGCGCTACTTGCCGTCCAGCAATTGGTTTGGCCGCATTGGGGTGGCGGTGATCGGCCTACTGACTGTGCTGGCCGTTTATTTGGCGCTCGGCGCGTTGGCTGGCCTGCTCCCCGCTGTGCTGGACGGCCCAGCGCGGGCCATTCGCTATTTCGCGTTGGTCTGGGTGGCGATTGGTGGCGTGCCTCAACTGCTCAAAATCTGGCTGCGGCCCGTTGAGGAGCAAAACAGCGCTTCCCAGTCACTCCCGCCGCTTGGTCAGTAA
- a CDS encoding ABC transporter ATP-binding protein, with amino-acid sequence MTLSAPSVTTPVKHNSPYALELRNITKRFPLVLANDNISMEVKWGSVHALCGENGAGKSTLVKIVYGAQPPTSGEIVVDGQVVNLKDPSDAIKLGIGMVFQHFMLVEPLTVTENVILGSEPTKGGAIDYAGARKKVAELIKQFNFGLDPDAKIEDLPVGMQQKVEILKTLYRGARILILDEPTAVLTPSETDELFEFLKGQYAAAGNSVVFISHKLHEVLHISDAISVIRDGKMIGTIPTKGATTETLANMMVGREVTLKVDKDPAQPGEVALDVRDVVVINEHKKKVVDHVSFAVRRGEIVGIAGVEGNGQSQLVEAITGLITPQSGSITYDGKTAHGVKAVGQAGVSHVPEDRNERGLVLEMTTAENFILGEQDQAPFVGPFGLLKLDVIEKNARDLSEAYDVRPRSTALQAGRYSGGNAQKIIVAREMKKNPKILVASQPTRGVDIGAIEFIHAQIVKARDEGLAVLLISADLGEVMNLADRILVMYEGQVVGEVQADQATETQLGLMMTGSTLANTTPAATGHAAANTSATK; translated from the coding sequence ATGACCCTCAGCGCCCCCAGCGTGACGACGCCCGTCAAGCACAACTCGCCTTACGCCCTTGAGCTGCGCAACATCACCAAGCGCTTTCCTTTGGTGCTGGCCAACGACAACATTTCTATGGAAGTCAAATGGGGCAGCGTTCACGCGCTGTGCGGCGAAAACGGCGCGGGCAAATCCACCCTGGTCAAGATCGTCTACGGCGCACAGCCGCCGACCTCCGGCGAGATCGTGGTGGACGGGCAGGTGGTCAACTTGAAAGACCCCAGCGACGCCATCAAACTGGGCATCGGGATGGTGTTTCAGCACTTTATGCTGGTCGAGCCGCTGACCGTCACCGAAAACGTGATTCTGGGCAGTGAACCCACCAAGGGCGGCGCGATCGACTACGCTGGAGCACGGAAAAAAGTCGCCGAACTGATCAAGCAGTTTAACTTCGGCCTCGACCCCGACGCTAAAATTGAAGACCTGCCGGTAGGGATGCAGCAAAAAGTCGAGATTCTCAAAACGCTCTACCGGGGCGCACGCATTTTGATCTTGGACGAGCCGACGGCGGTGCTGACCCCCAGTGAAACCGACGAGTTGTTCGAGTTTCTCAAGGGCCAGTACGCGGCGGCGGGCAACAGCGTGGTGTTCATTTCGCACAAGCTCCACGAGGTGCTGCACATCTCCGACGCCATTTCGGTAATCCGCGACGGCAAGATGATCGGCACCATTCCCACCAAAGGAGCCACCACCGAAACGCTGGCCAACATGATGGTGGGCCGCGAAGTGACCCTCAAAGTCGACAAGGACCCGGCCCAGCCCGGTGAGGTGGCGCTGGACGTGAGAGACGTGGTGGTGATCAACGAACACAAGAAAAAAGTGGTCGATCACGTTTCGTTCGCGGTGCGGCGCGGCGAAATCGTGGGCATCGCGGGCGTGGAGGGCAACGGGCAGAGTCAGTTGGTGGAAGCCATCACCGGCCTGATCACGCCCCAGAGCGGCAGCATCACCTACGACGGCAAAACCGCGCACGGCGTCAAAGCGGTGGGGCAAGCCGGCGTCTCGCACGTCCCCGAAGACCGCAACGAGCGCGGCTTGGTGCTGGAGATGACCACCGCCGAGAACTTCATTTTGGGTGAGCAGGATCAGGCTCCGTTCGTGGGACCGTTTGGGCTGCTCAAGCTGGACGTGATCGAGAAAAATGCCCGCGACCTGAGTGAAGCCTACGATGTGCGCCCGCGCTCGACTGCGCTGCAAGCCGGGCGCTATTCCGGCGGCAACGCCCAGAAGATCATTGTGGCCCGCGAAATGAAAAAAAATCCCAAGATTCTGGTCGCCAGTCAGCCGACGCGCGGCGTGGACATCGGGGCGATCGAGTTTATTCACGCCCAGATCGTCAAAGCGCGGGACGAGGGGCTGGCCGTGCTGCTGATCAGCGCCGACTTGGGTGAAGTGATGAACCTCGCCGACCGCATTCTGGTGATGTACGAGGGCCAGGTGGTCGGTGAGGTGCAGGCCGATCAGGCCACCGAAACGCAACTCGGCTTGATGATGACTGGCAGCACGCTGGCCAATACCACCCCAGCGGCGACCGGTCACGCGGCGGCCAACACCTCGGCAACGAAGTAA
- a CDS encoding isoprenylcysteine carboxyl methyltransferase family protein, which translates to MKAAKLTPYLVTALIAQRLLEVRRARQNEAWAREGGATEYGREHYPLFFVLHPAWLLGFWVEGRANKGEVRWGWLLTALALQPLRYWIMHTLGKQWNTRILIVPNAERVTGGPFRYLKHPNYMVVVAELLSVPLSVGATRTAFWASLLNAALLLLIRIPAENRALKDYERQTS; encoded by the coding sequence ATGAAAGCCGCCAAGCTGACGCCGTATCTGGTCACCGCCCTGATTGCCCAGCGCCTCCTCGAAGTGCGCCGCGCCCGCCAGAACGAAGCGTGGGCACGCGAGGGCGGCGCAACCGAATACGGCCGTGAGCATTACCCGCTCTTTTTCGTGCTGCATCCGGCGTGGCTGCTGGGATTCTGGGTCGAGGGCCGCGCCAACAAAGGTGAGGTGCGCTGGGGCTGGCTGCTCACAGCACTCGCGCTTCAGCCGCTGCGCTACTGGATCATGCACACGCTGGGCAAGCAGTGGAACACCCGCATTTTGATTGTGCCAAATGCGGAGCGCGTCACCGGCGGGCCGTTTCGGTACTTGAAGCACCCCAATTACATGGTGGTGGTCGCCGAACTCCTGAGCGTCCCGTTGAGCGTGGGGGCGACCCGTACCGCTTTTTGGGCCAGCTTGCTGAACGCTGCTTTACTGCTGCTGATCCGTATTCCCGCCGAGAACCGGGCGCTGAAAGACTACGAACGTCAGACCTCATGA
- a CDS encoding type III polyketide synthase, protein MSVYPLPVVRSLAVGTPPHTVTQAESREAVKQLFPRMSQRQTMLAVFDNAQIDTRAISRPPEWYLQPHGFAEKNAVYVEVTLELGQRLCQKALDQAGLTAQDVDAFVFVTSTGISTPSLESALMERMGINRHAARLPLWGLGCAGGAAGLARAADLVRAGYKNVLYLAVELCSLTLVQNDESKSNFVGTALFADGGAALVLGPDLGDFGEVGGGLLRLHGAFSTLIEDSADIMGWDVADEGLKVRFSRDIPALVTQMMRGNVEEALTHFGWTKDEVGTYVVHPGGVKVLSAYETVLELPGGALDTSRKVLREHGNMSSATVLFVLDEALRGQPQGKGLLSAMGPGFAAEHVLVEFPKDSA, encoded by the coding sequence ATGTCTGTTTATCCCTTGCCGGTGGTGCGCTCGCTGGCCGTTGGAACACCACCGCACACCGTTACTCAAGCTGAGAGCCGCGAGGCCGTCAAACAACTTTTCCCGCGCATGAGCCAGCGCCAGACCATGCTGGCTGTTTTCGACAACGCCCAGATCGATACGCGGGCCATTTCGCGCCCGCCGGAGTGGTATTTGCAGCCGCACGGCTTTGCCGAGAAAAATGCCGTGTATGTGGAAGTCACGCTCGAACTCGGTCAGCGGCTGTGCCAAAAAGCGCTTGACCAAGCCGGCCTTACGGCGCAGGATGTGGACGCCTTCGTGTTCGTGACCAGTACCGGGATCAGCACGCCGAGCTTGGAGAGCGCCCTGATGGAGCGCATGGGCATCAACCGCCACGCCGCGAGGCTGCCGCTGTGGGGTCTGGGCTGTGCGGGCGGCGCGGCTGGACTGGCCCGCGCCGCCGACTTGGTCAGGGCCGGATACAAAAACGTGTTGTATCTGGCCGTGGAGCTGTGCAGTTTGACTTTGGTGCAAAACGACGAGTCCAAGAGCAACTTCGTGGGCACCGCTCTGTTTGCAGACGGCGGCGCGGCGCTGGTGCTGGGGCCGGATTTGGGCGACTTCGGCGAGGTGGGCGGCGGGCTGCTGCGGCTCCACGGGGCCTTCAGCACCTTGATTGAAGACAGCGCCGACATCATGGGCTGGGACGTGGCTGACGAAGGACTCAAGGTCAGATTTTCGCGCGATATTCCGGCGCTGGTGACGCAGATGATGCGCGGCAACGTGGAAGAAGCGCTGACCCATTTCGGTTGGACGAAGGACGAAGTCGGCACTTATGTGGTGCATCCCGGCGGCGTCAAGGTGCTGAGCGCTTACGAAACGGTGCTGGAATTGCCCGGAGGAGCGCTCGACACCTCGCGCAAAGTGCTGCGCGAACACGGCAACATGAGCAGCGCCACCGTGCTGTTCGTGCTGGATGAAGCGCTCAGGGGTCAGCCGCAGGGCAAGGGGCTGCTCAGCGCCATGGGGCCAGGCTTTGCAGCGGAGCACGTGCTGGTGGAATTTCCTAAAGACAGCGCATGA
- a CDS encoding PhoH family protein, whose amino-acid sequence MNEQTLITAQIRLNSPEEALNLLGTGDVNLRRMRERTPARLTARGDTVTISGQDAAQVASAERMVKDALELVRGGHEVTPEAVDRIANLNGEGRSLAAETSSAPVLPRGIKPKTPGQKIYLEKVESSDITFGIGPAGTGKTYLAVAMAVNALKSKKVKRIILTRPAVEAGEKLGFLPGDLQAKIDPYLRPLYDALYDMLDQEKFEAYLTSGVIEVAPLAFMRGRTLNDAFVILDEAQNTTGEQMKMFLTRMGFSSKVVVTGDVTQIDLPRHVTSGLAISKRILSQIEGIAWHEFTDVDVVRHPLVGKIIRAYEQAENAEQDKRAARRGDLQSIPENDKGSSEG is encoded by the coding sequence TTGAACGAACAAACGCTGATTACTGCCCAAATTCGCCTTAACTCACCGGAAGAAGCGCTCAACTTGCTCGGTACGGGCGACGTCAATTTGCGCCGGATGCGTGAGCGCACACCCGCACGCCTGACTGCGCGGGGCGACACCGTCACCATCAGCGGTCAGGACGCGGCGCAGGTCGCCTCGGCAGAGCGAATGGTCAAAGACGCGCTGGAACTGGTCAGAGGCGGCCACGAAGTCACGCCCGAAGCGGTCGACCGGATTGCCAATCTCAACGGCGAGGGCCGCAGCCTCGCTGCCGAAACCAGCAGCGCTCCCGTTTTGCCCAGAGGCATCAAACCCAAGACGCCGGGCCAAAAGATTTACCTCGAAAAAGTCGAAAGCAGCGATATTACCTTTGGAATTGGTCCTGCCGGAACTGGCAAGACGTATTTGGCGGTGGCAATGGCCGTCAATGCGCTGAAATCCAAGAAAGTCAAGCGAATCATCTTGACACGCCCCGCCGTCGAAGCAGGCGAGAAACTGGGCTTCTTGCCGGGTGATTTACAGGCTAAAATTGATCCTTATTTGCGCCCACTTTATGACGCGCTCTACGATATGCTCGACCAAGAGAAGTTCGAAGCGTATTTGACCAGCGGCGTGATTGAAGTGGCTCCACTGGCCTTCATGCGGGGCCGTACGCTCAATGACGCCTTTGTGATTTTAGACGAAGCCCAAAACACCACCGGCGAGCAGATGAAGATGTTTCTGACCCGCATGGGCTTCAGCAGCAAAGTGGTGGTCACCGGCGACGTGACCCAGATCGATTTGCCCAGACACGTCACCAGCGGCCTGGCCATTTCCAAGCGCATCCTCAGCCAGATCGAGGGCATCGCCTGGCACGAGTTCACAGACGTGGACGTGGTGCGCCACCCCTTGGTGGGCAAAATTATTCGGGCCTACGAGCAAGCCGAAAACGCCGAGCAAGACAAGCGGGCGGCCAGGCGCGGCGACTTGCAGAGCATTCCCGAAAACGACAAGGGCAGCAGCGAAGGTTAA
- the aroE gene encoding shikimate dehydrogenase, with translation MNDAGERKTQSKAPQRAYLFADPVSHTLSPAMHNAAFAACGLVAHYAARHVRPAELGAAVASLRQVDVLGANLTLPHKEAVLPFLDSLSAAARSIGAVNTIINRGGQLHGDNTDAPGFLAALAAAQAGNSDTAAGSAVVLGAGGAARAAVYALRSQGRRVYVINRTLSKAQSLCGDLGGEARERQNVPWAEVNLIVNASSAGLGNPQETPLPDFEFSSLPPSALIYDMVYKPAETRLLRKARAAGLSTENGLGMLAQQARLAFMAWTNCQPAIEVFLDALSENQPQARVEDSPP, from the coding sequence ATGAACGACGCAGGCGAACGTAAAACACAAAGCAAAGCGCCGCAGCGGGCCTACCTGTTCGCTGATCCGGTGTCGCACACCTTGTCGCCGGCCATGCACAACGCGGCCTTCGCGGCGTGCGGCCTGGTGGCCCACTACGCGGCGCGGCACGTCCGGCCCGCTGAGCTGGGCGCGGCTGTTGCCAGCTTGCGCCAAGTTGACGTGCTGGGTGCAAACCTGACTTTGCCCCACAAAGAAGCGGTTTTGCCTTTCTTGGATTCGCTGAGCGCGGCGGCCCGCTCCATCGGAGCCGTCAACACCATCATCAACCGGGGCGGCCAGCTTCACGGCGACAACACCGACGCGCCGGGATTTTTGGCGGCGCTGGCAGCCGCGCAGGCGGGCAACTCGGATACGGCCGCAGGCAGCGCGGTGGTGTTGGGTGCGGGCGGCGCGGCGCGGGCCGCCGTCTACGCGCTGCGCTCACAGGGCCGCCGAGTCTACGTCATCAACCGCACGCTCAGCAAAGCCCAGTCGCTGTGCGGCGATTTGGGCGGCGAGGCACGCGAGCGCCAAAACGTGCCCTGGGCCGAGGTCAACCTGATCGTCAACGCTTCGAGTGCGGGCCTCGGCAACCCGCAGGAGACGCCGCTGCCCGACTTTGAGTTCAGCAGTTTGCCGCCTTCGGCCCTGATTTACGACATGGTCTACAAGCCCGCTGAAACCCGCTTGTTGCGTAAAGCCAGAGCAGCCGGCCTGAGCACCGAAAACGGACTGGGAATGCTGGCGCAGCAAGCACGGCTGGCTTTCATGGCTTGGACAAACTGCCAGCCTGCTATCGAAGTCTTTTTAGACGCGCTCTCTGAAAACCAGCCTCAGGCCCGCGTGGAGGATTCACCGCCTTGA
- a CDS encoding S8 family serine peptidase translates to MTRSLPALLLLSCALLPFAAAQVQIGQAQVAQAKVPAAPISQPAPKPIISPVPKPVPAPKPATPAPTKPVIKPALPELAPLPAAPKAAAPLVPFSAAPTPPVASPITNLPLTKLPTDPLYPQQWNLNAINMAAGWAVTGGQAITVAVLDTGYVNDPELSGRLVNGYDFVSDAQRSGDGDGRDYDASGVGQFSYHGEGVANIIAAAHDNQGMAGINPVARILAVRVAGEDGLIAPQDLIDGLRWAAGLRVSGAPSNARPAKVINLSLYADFIALSGCDARIQKAVDEVTAKGVLIVAGAANDAADAGSYSPAGCRGVLTVAATNRTGWRASYSNYGASVALSAPGGEPNDPLVFSSVAGEQRRNGTSFAAPQVAGVASLVMGLSPKLTPAQVISLLERTAKPFAFGCDANPARTCGAGLLDAGAALRAAQLESRQR, encoded by the coding sequence ATGACCCGCTCCTTACCTGCCCTCCTGCTGCTTTCCTGCGCCCTGTTGCCGTTCGCGGCGGCCCAAGTTCAAATAGGTCAAGCCCAAGTGGCTCAGGCCAAGGTTCCCGCCGCGCCGATCAGCCAGCCCGCGCCCAAACCAATCATTAGTCCGGTTCCGAAGCCAGTACCCGCGCCTAAGCCAGCCACACCAGCACCCACCAAACCAGTGATTAAACCCGCTCTACCAGAACTGGCCCCACTGCCCGCCGCGCCCAAAGCTGCCGCGCCGCTCGTGCCGTTTTCTGCTGCCCCAACTCCTCCGGTAGCTTCGCCCATCACCAACTTACCCCTCACCAAATTGCCCACCGACCCCTTGTACCCTCAGCAGTGGAACCTCAATGCCATCAACATGGCAGCGGGCTGGGCGGTTACGGGCGGGCAGGCCATCACGGTGGCGGTGCTGGACACCGGCTACGTCAATGACCCCGAACTCTCAGGACGCCTCGTCAACGGTTACGACTTCGTCTCGGACGCTCAGCGTTCCGGCGACGGCGACGGGCGTGATTACGACGCCTCAGGGGTGGGGCAGTTCAGCTATCACGGCGAGGGGGTGGCCAACATCATCGCGGCGGCGCACGACAATCAGGGCATGGCGGGCATCAATCCGGTGGCCCGCATCCTGGCGGTGCGGGTAGCGGGCGAAGACGGTTTGATCGCTCCGCAAGATTTGATCGACGGCCTGCGCTGGGCGGCGGGGCTGCGGGTGTCAGGAGCGCCGAGCAATGCGCGTCCGGCCAAAGTCATCAACCTGAGCTTGTACGCCGACTTTATCGCCCTGAGTGGCTGCGACGCCCGCATCCAGAAAGCCGTCGATGAGGTGACGGCAAAGGGCGTGCTGATCGTCGCCGGAGCGGCCAACGATGCGGCCGACGCGGGCAGCTACAGTCCAGCGGGCTGCCGGGGCGTGCTGACGGTGGCCGCCACCAACAGAACCGGGTGGCGGGCCAGCTATTCCAACTACGGCGCGAGTGTGGCCCTCTCGGCTCCGGGCGGCGAGCCGAATGACCCCCTGGTGTTTAGCTCAGTTGCGGGCGAGCAGCGGCGCAACGGCACCAGCTTTGCTGCGCCGCAGGTCGCAGGGGTGGCCAGTTTGGTGATGGGCCTCAGTCCCAAGCTGACGCCCGCCCAAGTCATCTCGCTGCTGGAGCGCACCGCCAAGCCTTTTGCCTTTGGCTGCGACGCCAACCCCGCCAGAACCTGCGGCGCGGGCCTGCTGGACGCGGGCGCGGCTTTGCGGGCGGCTCAGTTGGAGAGCCGTCAGCGCTAA
- a CDS encoding CHASE domain-containing protein, translated as MSTSTEPRSPKQRWSLRITPLALLLTVLLLSAFLAALVAYFVGDQQRARFQREVATFDASLMRRLDSYVNVMVSTRALWSTGADIDRATFGRYVEDLDLPQRLPGAQSMGFGRWVPPALLSTYTQDQRRSVPDFNVHPLSPGTGGVKIPVTFSAPSSTIRSAVLGFDMYSESVRRAAIDQARLSNQPSVTAPLQLVNDQGRPDQPAVIFYLPVQRGGLLYGFVYVPVRMSDLLGSLDLERRGAPNLNLELQISDGSAPLYGTLSPGAVFQDTSKIEVGGRVWTVKHAAPADFGRDWAVAAPWLVMLAGTLVGIFSYLSFQAQVRARLRAEEVSRSLALSRSSLERARAEFEAIFRAMQDTAVFTDTNNLVLYANDALERQFGYAPHELRGQSIAALHADGRIDRSPSLERVTTAYRRRSGQLFYGEMQRSAVKGERGEVIGHLEVIHDITGRIDAERALKAGERRYRGVLEAVPYPLWVTDGGEIGSGAIDSGESGSSEIGNTDTGNGGAVEYRNAKYQQTFGEAMLRDVLHPQDRPALEAAWQESLSSGKPLQLELSLNVLGEFRYFVMVGAPILDAVGRVSEWVFSVSDIHDRLQAERRAVHNEERYRGVLEGMPQMVWLTDEEGQPTYFNRRWYDYVGRERAQSGFLAALHPDDRHEFSRRWMQALERRQPFEFEHRLLGAGGVYRTFMTRSVAIHGAAGQLPEWVGTSTDIDDQVYAEWSSRLVAAISGHLIGGEGQTPDSGVPGLRAALSLMNERFTSMSALWVRRNGGQLTSPISQVRGHVREVRLLSHPDVVRGAEQALLSADPMIVEGEALLESNLSGLLLLPLGGKRVGLTSLGGGDSPLLAFGFRQNVRDRDLELAQELASRLSVAFESAQLSRRVREAQEELRELNVSLEQRVKQRTAELEEANSELEAFSYSVSHDLRTPLRHIVGFADLLQKDPGSTVSVRGQRYMGIIGDAASRMGQLIDDLLEFSRMGRQEMRQGEVALSTLVAEVIAELRLSSPGREATWDISELPQVRGDASLLRQVLLNLLGNAAKYSAKSESPTITMRANRTGSETVLEVRDNGVGFDSRYADKLFGVFQRLHRADEFEGSGIGLANVRRIVTRHGGRVWAESELGTGAVFFVALPHLTENAAPAGAVAEEALGD; from the coding sequence TTGAGCACTTCCACTGAGCCCCGCTCTCCCAAACAGCGCTGGTCGCTGCGGATCACCCCGTTGGCGCTGCTGCTGACGGTGCTGCTCCTCTCTGCGTTTTTGGCGGCGCTGGTGGCCTACTTCGTGGGCGATCAGCAGCGGGCCCGCTTTCAGCGCGAGGTGGCCACCTTCGATGCCAGCTTGATGCGGCGGCTCGACAGCTACGTCAACGTGATGGTGTCCACGCGGGCGCTGTGGAGTACTGGCGCGGACATCGACCGTGCCACCTTCGGGCGCTACGTCGAAGACCTTGATTTACCTCAGCGCCTTCCCGGCGCACAGAGCATGGGGTTTGGCCGCTGGGTGCCGCCCGCGCTGCTGAGCACCTACACCCAAGATCAGCGCCGCAGCGTTCCAGATTTCAATGTTCATCCGCTGAGCCCCGGCACAGGCGGCGTGAAGATCCCGGTGACGTTTTCTGCGCCTTCCAGCACCATCAGAAGCGCCGTGTTAGGCTTTGACATGTACAGCGAAAGTGTGCGCCGCGCCGCCATCGACCAAGCCCGGCTGAGCAATCAACCCAGCGTCACCGCGCCGCTGCAACTCGTTAATGATCAGGGCCGCCCAGATCAACCTGCCGTGATTTTTTACTTGCCGGTGCAGCGCGGTGGGCTGCTCTACGGCTTCGTGTACGTGCCGGTTCGGATGAGCGATTTGCTGGGCAGTTTGGACTTGGAGCGGCGCGGCGCACCCAACCTCAACTTGGAATTGCAGATCAGTGACGGCTCAGCGCCGCTCTACGGCACTTTATCGCCGGGCGCGGTTTTTCAAGACACCTCGAAAATCGAAGTGGGCGGGCGTGTCTGGACGGTCAAGCACGCCGCGCCTGCCGACTTTGGGCGCGACTGGGCGGTGGCCGCGCCCTGGCTGGTGATGCTGGCCGGCACCTTGGTCGGCATCTTCTCTTACCTTTCGTTTCAAGCTCAGGTGCGTGCCCGCCTGCGGGCCGAGGAAGTCAGCCGCTCGCTGGCGCTGTCGCGCTCGAGTCTGGAGCGGGCGCGGGCCGAGTTCGAAGCGATCTTCAGGGCCATGCAGGACACCGCCGTGTTTACCGACACCAACAACTTGGTGCTGTACGCCAACGACGCGTTGGAGCGGCAGTTCGGCTACGCGCCCCACGAACTGCGCGGCCAGAGTATCGCTGCCCTCCACGCCGACGGGCGCATTGACCGCAGCCCGAGCTTGGAGCGCGTCACCACTGCTTACCGCCGCCGCAGTGGGCAGCTTTTTTACGGGGAAATGCAGCGCAGCGCCGTCAAAGGCGAGCGCGGCGAGGTGATCGGGCACCTCGAAGTCATTCACGACATCACTGGGCGCATCGACGCCGAGCGTGCCCTCAAAGCCGGGGAGCGACGCTACCGGGGCGTGCTGGAAGCCGTGCCGTATCCGCTGTGGGTCACGGACGGCGGTGAGATCGGCAGCGGTGCGATTGACAGCGGAGAGAGTGGCAGCAGCGAGATCGGCAACACGGACACGGGCAACGGCGGCGCGGTGGAGTACCGCAACGCCAAGTACCAGCAGACGTTCGGTGAGGCCATGCTGCGCGACGTGCTGCACCCGCAAGACCGCCCGGCCCTCGAAGCGGCGTGGCAGGAATCGCTCAGCAGCGGGAAGCCGCTGCAACTCGAGTTGAGCCTTAACGTGCTCGGCGAATTTCGCTACTTCGTGATGGTGGGTGCGCCGATTTTGGACGCGGTCGGGCGGGTCAGCGAGTGGGTCTTTTCGGTCAGTGACATTCATGACCGCTTGCAAGCCGAGCGGCGAGCCGTTCACAACGAGGAGCGCTACCGGGGCGTGCTGGAAGGCATGCCGCAGATGGTCTGGCTGACCGACGAGGAAGGTCAGCCGACCTATTTTAACCGCCGCTGGTACGATTATGTGGGCCGTGAACGCGCCCAGAGCGGTTTTTTGGCGGCCCTGCACCCCGACGACCGCCACGAATTCAGCCGCCGCTGGATGCAGGCCCTTGAACGCCGCCAACCGTTTGAATTCGAGCACCGTTTGCTCGGCGCGGGCGGTGTTTACCGGACGTTCATGACCCGCAGCGTGGCGATTCACGGCGCGGCGGGCCAACTGCCCGAATGGGTCGGCACCAGCACCGATATTGACGATCAGGTCTACGCCGAGTGGAGCTCTCGTTTGGTGGCGGCCATCAGCGGGCACCTGATCGGCGGCGAGGGCCAGACGCCCGACAGCGGTGTTCCTGGCTTGCGGGCGGCCCTGAGCTTGATGAACGAGCGCTTTACCTCAATGTCGGCGCTGTGGGTGCGCCGAAACGGTGGCCAACTGACCTCACCAATCAGTCAGGTGCGCGGCCACGTGCGTGAAGTGCGGCTGCTCTCTCACCCGGACGTAGTGCGCGGCGCGGAACAAGCGCTACTGAGTGCCGACCCTATGATTGTTGAAGGAGAGGCGCTGCTGGAAAGCAACTTATCGGGCTTGCTGCTGCTGCCACTCGGCGGCAAGCGGGTGGGCCTGACAAGTCTGGGCGGTGGCGACAGCCCGCTGCTGGCCTTCGGGTTCCGGCAAAATGTGCGTGACCGCGACCTTGAACTTGCCCAAGAACTCGCCAGCCGCCTGAGCGTGGCGTTCGAGAGCGCCCAACTCTCGCGGCGGGTGCGTGAAGCGCAAGAAGAACTGCGCGAACTCAACGTGTCGCTTGAGCAGCGCGTCAAGCAGCGCACCGCCGAGTTGGAAGAAGCCAACAGCGAATTAGAGGCTTTTAGCTACAGCGTTTCGCACGACCTGCGCACCCCGCTGCGCCACATCGTCGGGTTTGCCGACTTGTTGCAAAAAGACCCCGGCAGCACCGTCAGCGTGCGCGGCCAGCGCTACATGGGCATCATCGGCGACGCAGCTTCACGGATGGGCCAGCTCATCGACGACCTCCTCGAATTTTCGCGGATGGGCCGTCAGGAAATGCGGCAGGGCGAGGTGGCGCTGAGCACCTTGGTGGCCGAGGTGATTGCCGAGTTGCGCCTGAGTTCGCCGGGCCGCGAGGCCACTTGGGACATTAGTGAGCTGCCGCAGGTGCGCGGCGACGCGTCTTTGCTGCGCCAAGTGCTGCTCAATTTGCTGGGCAACGCCGCCAAATATAGTGCTAAGTCCGAGTCGCCCACCATTACTATGCGGGCCAACCGAACCGGCAGCGAAACCGTGCTGGAAGTGCGAGACAACGGCGTGGGCTTCGATTCGCGCTACGCCGATAAGCTGTTCGGGGTCTTTCAGCGCCTGCACCGCGCCGACGAATTTGAGGGCAGCGGCATAGGACTGGCCAACGTTCGGCGCATCGTGACCCGGCATGGTGGGCGCGTCTGGGCCGAGAGCGAGCTGGGAACCGGAGCGGTATTCTTCGTGGCCTTGCCGCACCTGACCGAGAACGCCGCGCCCGCCGGAGCGGTAGCCGAAGAAGCACTGGGGGATTAA